Proteins from one Candidatus Methylomirabilis tolerans genomic window:
- the gcvH gene encoding glycine cleavage system protein GcvH has translation MVPEGLHYTKAHEWIKVEGDRGRIGITHFAQSQLGDIVFAELPQVGRVLRQMEAFGVVESVKAVSDLYCPLTGEVLEVNSSLESSPEQINADPYGEGWIIAVHIADPRELANLMSAEEYKAFLAAEEH, from the coding sequence ATGGTTCCAGAAGGGTTGCATTATACGAAAGCGCACGAATGGATCAAGGTTGAGGGGGATCGTGGACGTATCGGGATCACCCACTTTGCCCAGAGCCAACTCGGCGACATTGTGTTCGCCGAGCTGCCGCAGGTCGGGAGGGTCCTGCGTCAGATGGAGGCGTTCGGTGTCGTCGAGTCGGTAAAGGCCGTTTCCGACCTGTACTGTCCGCTGACCGGTGAGGTACTTGAGGTCAATTCCTCGCTCGAATCGAGCCCGGAGCAGATCAACGCCGATCCCTACGGAGAGGGATGGATCATCGCGGTACACATCGCTGATCCCAGGGAGCTGGCGAATCTGATGTCCGCTGAGGAGTACAAAGCCTTTCTGGCGGCGGAGGAGCACTGA